Proteins encoded within one genomic window of Lysinibacillus sphaericus:
- a CDS encoding electron transfer flavoprotein subunit alpha/FixB family protein has translation MEKEIVIICDFQEYDDENILQVITKASSLSNQCNYKVTVLCVGHKDSEQLDKFFQYGADNIVICRQNEPFDMTYFTNIISNMIKTRIPKVILVPESSNGKITASILSARFEVGLIAGCTDIQFDENNELSFLRTAFNSVTIAKNNCSNGEFIIATVKKDIFAKQMKAGQCSGMIEEVTYDDDMEKLSNSWGVLERIEKFDKKEMNNLNKVFCIGRGVKNQDTFEKICQIANKLHVGIVGTRAVVEAGYIEKERMIGQSGKMLASPIYVGFGVSGASQHMIGVKNAEIIVAINKDKNAPIFEYADYAIVDDVEAVLAELEKMAEG, from the coding sequence ATGGAAAAAGAAATTGTTATCATATGTGATTTTCAAGAATACGACGATGAAAATATATTACAGGTCATCACAAAAGCTAGTAGTCTCAGTAATCAATGCAACTATAAGGTAACAGTATTATGTGTTGGACATAAGGATAGTGAGCAACTTGATAAGTTCTTTCAATATGGAGCAGACAATATAGTGATCTGTAGACAAAACGAGCCATTTGATATGACATATTTTACAAATATAATCTCAAATATGATAAAGACACGCATCCCAAAAGTCATATTGGTTCCGGAATCTAGCAATGGAAAAATAACGGCATCGATATTATCTGCCAGATTTGAGGTCGGGCTTATAGCAGGTTGTACTGATATTCAATTTGATGAAAATAACGAACTGTCTTTTTTGAGAACTGCCTTTAATAGTGTGACAATTGCCAAAAACAATTGTTCTAATGGCGAATTTATCATCGCAACTGTGAAAAAAGACATCTTTGCAAAACAAATGAAGGCTGGGCAATGTAGTGGAATGATAGAGGAAGTTACATACGATGATGATATGGAGAAGTTGTCCAATTCATGGGGTGTTCTAGAGCGAATAGAAAAGTTCGACAAGAAAGAGATGAACAATTTAAATAAAGTTTTTTGTATTGGTAGAGGAGTTAAAAATCAAGATACTTTTGAAAAAATTTGCCAAATTGCAAATAAACTACATGTTGGAATAGTTGGAACCCGAGCAGTCGTTGAAGCGGGATATATTGAAAAAGAGAGAATGATTGGTCAGTCTGGGAAAATGCTGGCTTCACCTATTTATGTAGGATTCGGTGTATCGGGCGCTAGCCAACATATGATTGGCGTTAAAAATGCTGAAATAATCGTTGCCATCAATAAAGATAAAAATGCACCCATATTCGAATATGCGGATTACGCTATCGTAGATGATGTGGAGGCAGTACTGGCTGAATTAGAAAAAATGGCTGAAGGATAG
- a CDS encoding acyl-CoA dehydrogenase family protein — protein sequence MDFSVKKEQRQYSQEIIDFARENLNEREFYEEFSMDMWKKVSEFGLLGITVDEKYGGLGESYETAAMVFESLGYACKNNGFIFVINNHIWVCQNLINLYGSDELKEKYLPQMVEGKQIGAIAITEPEAGSDAFAMVANVKEEDDCFVLNGTKMFISNGPIADIFIVFAVTEEVPDKKITAFVVERNFEGVTTGNDIEKMGLNACPTSELILDNVKVPKNNILGKFNYGNNILTGALEWERCFEFAPHIGVMQRIMEQCIKQANGRKQFGKPIGSNQAVSHKIAEMEVNIEMAKLMLYKIAWLKDQKKSAYLETSIFKLFVSENYIKTCRDAMQIFGAYGYTKEYEMERELRDALASSIYSGTNEMQKNTIYNMANARYM from the coding sequence ATGGATTTTTCAGTAAAGAAAGAGCAGAGACAATACAGTCAGGAAATCATTGATTTCGCGAGAGAAAATCTTAATGAACGTGAATTTTACGAAGAATTCTCCATGGATATGTGGAAAAAGGTTAGTGAATTTGGATTATTAGGGATAACTGTAGATGAAAAATACGGAGGTCTTGGGGAAAGCTACGAGACTGCGGCAATGGTCTTTGAAAGTCTTGGATATGCATGTAAAAATAATGGATTTATTTTTGTGATTAATAATCATATATGGGTATGTCAAAATTTAATCAATTTATATGGTTCAGATGAATTGAAAGAAAAGTATTTACCACAGATGGTTGAAGGGAAACAAATTGGGGCAATTGCTATTACAGAGCCTGAAGCAGGATCTGATGCATTTGCGATGGTTGCAAATGTAAAGGAAGAAGATGATTGTTTTGTACTTAATGGTACAAAGATGTTTATTTCCAATGGTCCTATCGCTGATATTTTTATTGTTTTCGCTGTTACGGAGGAAGTTCCAGATAAGAAAATCACTGCTTTTGTCGTTGAGCGCAATTTTGAAGGCGTAACGACAGGGAATGATATCGAAAAGATGGGCTTGAATGCATGTCCGACGAGTGAACTTATTTTAGATAATGTAAAAGTGCCAAAGAATAATATATTAGGGAAATTTAACTATGGTAATAATATTCTCACAGGCGCGCTAGAATGGGAAAGATGTTTTGAATTTGCGCCACATATTGGTGTGATGCAACGAATTATGGAACAATGCATCAAACAGGCAAATGGAAGAAAACAGTTTGGAAAGCCAATAGGTTCAAATCAGGCAGTATCTCATAAAATTGCCGAAATGGAAGTAAATATAGAAATGGCGAAATTAATGTTATATAAAATCGCATGGTTAAAAGATCAAAAAAAATCTGCTTACCTTGAAACTTCTATTTTTAAACTTTTTGTAAGTGAAAATTACATAAAAACGTGTAGAGATGCAATGCAAATTTTTGGTGCATATGGATATACAAAAGAGTATGAAATGGAACGAGAGCTAAGGGATGCCCTGGCAAGCAGTATTTATTCAGGCACAAATGAAATGCAAAAAAATACAATTTATAATATGGCCAATGCAAGATATATGTGA
- a CDS encoding electron transfer flavoprotein subunit beta/FixA family protein, with protein sequence MKVVVCLKPIKAEEMFPNELRTEDFIINPYDLYALQQFIELKKSIDCTIICLCMGNHSTKGLLQKAIALGADKAILLNDELFEGSDTVATSYILVQAIKKIEDVDFVACGRRSSDGEVGQAVYGIGERLNYYCLTDIAEILGNEASAIQLKQVKDTETIIGRLKPPAVISFYDYVVTQPLINLLALKKARKKEILVWNATDLAVDVEKCGFASVKVKEWHVQKEAKQKKLFIEETAQEKAILIYNLVTDKAHNSKR encoded by the coding sequence ATGAAAGTTGTAGTATGTTTAAAACCAATCAAAGCTGAAGAGATGTTTCCAAATGAATTACGAACAGAGGACTTTATTATAAATCCATATGACTTATATGCATTACAACAATTTATAGAATTAAAAAAATCGATTGATTGCACAATTATCTGTCTTTGTATGGGTAATCACAGTACAAAAGGATTGCTTCAAAAGGCTATTGCTTTAGGAGCAGATAAAGCCATTCTATTAAATGATGAGCTATTCGAAGGTTCGGATACAGTCGCTACTTCATACATTTTAGTACAGGCAATCAAAAAAATAGAAGATGTGGATTTTGTAGCATGTGGAAGACGAAGTAGTGATGGAGAAGTTGGACAAGCAGTATATGGCATAGGAGAACGTCTTAACTATTATTGTTTAACTGATATAGCTGAGATTTTAGGGAATGAGGCTTCAGCAATTCAGCTAAAACAAGTAAAAGACACTGAAACAATTATTGGGAGATTGAAACCACCCGCTGTTATTTCTTTTTACGATTATGTAGTTACGCAGCCTTTAATCAATTTACTAGCATTAAAAAAAGCAAGAAAAAAAGAGATCCTTGTATGGAATGCTACTGATTTAGCTGTTGATGTAGAAAAGTGTGGTTTTGCTAGTGTAAAGGTGAAAGAATGGCATGTTCAAAAAGAAGCAAAACAGAAAAAGCTATTTATAGAAGAAACGGCACAAGAAAAAGCGATTTTAATCTATAACTTAGTAACAGATAAGGCACACAATAGTAAACGATAA
- a CDS encoding type I polyketide synthase — protein sequence MKKTDDILGALKKLSKTDKGITIVLSKEDKKFISYRELWNRSFYVSEIFKKQGVSRNAEVIIRCENLELFLYSFWACAIGGYIAVPIDASKNSNVDSLLTHVLEKSVHPIIVSDSEQDKDKGKVLCLQDFYTEILKCPNNLNVEYQTSPEDILYILYSSGTTGTPKGVMISKSNVAANVYGFVKHYAIDENDKFLSWTPLTHCYGLVIFHLVPLMAGADQCLLSTKLYMNQPLIWAETINEYRATRIGSLPFALKHFNNVYMNSEKNFKWDLSCVDSMFLGGESVSQALYKEFCNEVNAYGFSIDKVYPLYGLTEATIMLTANRLGKHARTFEITNDKLVIGDKVQCRELADGETADNVFLEMGTPLETVQLSIRDDNFQELPEGHLGQICASGPCITAGYYQDSEATDKVFFEEKWLCTGDIGFIQDNNLIIIGREKELVVANGKKVSCAQIEELINKHLHNTKHQQCAVCNGTKQENDNEKVIVFIKTQMDFENNKDIEEFKDFKNDIISMVFEKMGLTISEVVPVEDIPKTNSGKAFRRGLTEKYNAGTYETILNNLNYSKKSQMVNTEKTRYSRNSIAKKIVTYIESRFDVKVLAHDIPFSEYGIVSINIPSFIENLNKEFNVNILVADIFKYFTIYDLSEHIYSLVNLEEKQRSLGNMNEEQHMQDKIAIVGMSCRFPGGANSIDEYWNLLVNGVDGVCDVPENRWEIEKYYDEDKTVPGKMYCKKGGFLNINIDEFDAGFFNISPKEAAALDPQQRMLLELTWEAFENANMDITKYNGSNTGVYVGMSNNEYNLAQLYSGELSTIGAYALTGSCMSTACGRVSYTFGFEGPCITVDTACSSTLSALHLACTAMQAGEADMQIVAGVNLMESPTTNIGFSKLQATSVDGHSKAFDEAANGYGRGEGGGVLILKKLSDAIKDQDEILGIIRGTGINQDGKSNGLTAPNGEAQEKLIEKTLMHASMDPHDVDFVEMHGTGTKLGDPIEVHAVGATYGKNRSKNNLLKIGSVKSNIGHLEAAAGVASIIKVLLSMKHNMIPANLHFHTPNPFIDWEGANVEVISEHASWKKEDGLRAAAINGFGFGGSNAHTIIEEYKNEDFGKNETNIQDGIDYILKISAKSKKSLNELIEQYYNLIANSSDNELEDIIYTANLGRADLEYRFAVCGSNRKMIAERLESYLKDGYAEGVFENIDKHQLMQKDRKVVFMFTGQGSQYLNMGKLLYDSNAVFKQAFDTCDRLFKPYLLKSIADLIYGENAEEQVIEKTVYAQPLIFAVEYALYKLWESYGVKPEVVMGHSIGEYPAAVVAGIMTLEDAIKLVSIRGRLMDAAPGKGKMATVFADKAKVQKLLTGFQETVCIAAHNAEETCVISGMAEDIEKVVEKAKMEGMRVQELKVSHAFHSMLMEPILDDFHLIAKELDYKESKVKFVSSLYAKELEEGQILDGDYWTSHIREKVDFFGAVTSIDKKENYLLLEVGSNRVLAALCKLIFEDERVIASTLNMKKEDKVQLANEIALLYVTGVDVDWSNITFAGKTNWNKVKLPNYPYEKNKYWMDLKYDRASESINAEDYHNILGQRIDLPSMSDAVVFQRKFTALEPYFMREHVIFKTAISPAAAHMAMILSAVKEIGNAKSCVLSKVDFRVPLAATDDEEKQVQICLEKEDNDYKFNIVSRDFNSKYDKWLMHAKGNVCMQDEYEFSEMTANMDDYKRLSYEENIENSIYYFMSKSGFELGEGFQRIKRISYGEDECVCVVEPLKTIPYFKDYVLYPGTIDSIFQTGIALVLEKLKERTNVNEDGNKTVIPYYLEKLTFNYRESDQLWCYSKSTVKNDITYADVIVYNEKGEVLMKIDNLMAKITESESLLQEMSSANKLYYHTDWVQTDAIRKLEELPVNKQYLLIADEAIAAASLKENMEKHHLNTICVLHGDEFLKKNTHDYTINQDNKEEWSKLLADVCKDSGKKNLNIIYCTTKDSVPNLANNKVNYRAIKALHYLVQVMNEEGYTQGSKIKIVTKDVQKLRHEKKLNLSGSMVWGLAKVMSIEYPEIFGGIIDTDEITFYENSDFIHEVLGDSVQEVCFRENERYVGRLIAHADYLKKGLEKNKKIVLKEEASYLITGGTGALGLAYAEQLVNAGAKNLILISRREPSEHAKVAIQKLIDKAVQVKIVHADVCNDESLIKALDDIQFTMPPIRGVVHAAGVLNDKMLIDLNWEDFEKVMNPKVVGTLNVFNAIDKETLDFFMMLSSITSVIGNMGQGNYAAANHFMNSFATYMNMNKLPGYTFCWGPWNESGMAADNDAISSTMARMGMKTFSKGQGQSIINDFMDQPYENLVIADIEWNTLVKSLETAAGKTEFLSKLVSEKDLHVDIVQDEKDNFLETLMSLSGEGQNELLIEKLQSICGKIMGFDHNQVLSIDKAFQEQGADSLMIFSMRTAINKLLGIDVNVSVFFNYPTIVKLSDYLLSEVLILENENMGELEEQSENIDDLLSEIDKLTI from the coding sequence ATGAAAAAAACAGATGATATATTAGGAGCACTAAAAAAACTTAGTAAAACAGATAAAGGAATTACAATTGTCCTTTCAAAAGAGGATAAAAAATTTATTTCATACAGAGAACTATGGAATAGAAGTTTTTATGTTTCTGAAATATTTAAAAAGCAAGGTGTTAGCAGAAATGCAGAAGTCATTATTCGGTGTGAAAATCTAGAGCTCTTTTTATATTCATTTTGGGCGTGTGCAATAGGAGGCTATATCGCTGTTCCGATTGATGCAAGTAAAAATAGTAATGTCGATAGTCTTTTAACACATGTATTGGAAAAGTCGGTTCATCCAATTATCGTCAGTGATAGTGAACAGGATAAGGACAAAGGGAAAGTGCTATGCCTTCAGGACTTCTATACTGAGATTTTAAAGTGTCCGAATAATCTGAATGTAGAGTATCAAACTTCACCAGAAGATATCCTATATATTTTATATTCTTCTGGAACAACGGGCACGCCAAAAGGGGTAATGATTAGCAAATCCAATGTGGCTGCTAACGTATATGGCTTTGTTAAACATTATGCAATAGATGAAAATGATAAGTTTTTATCATGGACACCATTAACACATTGTTATGGTTTAGTCATATTCCACCTTGTACCATTAATGGCGGGCGCAGATCAATGCCTGCTTTCTACTAAATTGTACATGAATCAGCCGTTAATTTGGGCGGAAACCATTAATGAATATCGCGCAACTAGAATTGGTTCACTGCCATTCGCATTGAAGCATTTTAATAATGTTTATATGAATTCGGAGAAAAACTTTAAATGGGATTTGTCCTGTGTAGATAGCATGTTTTTAGGTGGGGAGTCGGTTAGTCAAGCATTATACAAAGAATTCTGTAACGAAGTAAATGCTTATGGGTTTTCTATAGATAAGGTTTATCCGCTATATGGATTGACTGAAGCGACAATTATGTTAACCGCAAATAGATTAGGAAAGCATGCTAGAACATTCGAAATTACAAACGATAAGCTTGTGATTGGTGACAAAGTGCAGTGTAGGGAATTAGCGGATGGCGAAACAGCAGATAATGTATTTCTTGAAATGGGTACGCCTTTGGAAACTGTACAACTTAGTATCCGCGATGATAACTTCCAAGAGCTCCCAGAAGGGCATTTAGGACAAATTTGTGCAAGTGGTCCTTGTATTACAGCAGGTTATTATCAAGATTCAGAAGCGACCGATAAAGTATTTTTTGAAGAGAAATGGTTATGTACAGGGGATATAGGATTTATTCAAGATAACAATCTTATCATTATTGGAAGAGAAAAAGAACTTGTTGTAGCCAACGGGAAAAAAGTCTCGTGCGCACAGATTGAAGAACTAATAAATAAACATTTGCATAATACAAAGCACCAACAGTGTGCAGTATGCAATGGAACAAAGCAGGAAAATGACAATGAGAAAGTGATTGTTTTTATAAAAACACAAATGGACTTTGAAAATAACAAGGATATAGAAGAATTTAAGGACTTTAAAAACGACATTATTTCAATGGTTTTTGAAAAAATGGGACTGACTATTAGTGAGGTAGTACCCGTTGAAGATATTCCTAAAACAAACAGTGGCAAAGCATTTCGACGTGGGTTAACTGAAAAATATAATGCTGGCACATATGAAACAATACTAAATAACTTGAATTATAGTAAGAAAAGCCAAATGGTTAATACTGAAAAAACGAGATACTCTCGAAATTCTATTGCGAAGAAAATTGTGACATATATTGAGAGTCGTTTCGATGTAAAAGTATTAGCGCATGACATTCCTTTTTCTGAATATGGCATTGTATCTATTAATATCCCATCGTTTATTGAAAATTTAAATAAAGAATTTAACGTAAATATTCTTGTTGCTGATATTTTTAAGTATTTCACTATATATGATTTGTCTGAACATATTTATTCACTTGTTAATTTAGAAGAGAAGCAAAGGAGTCTAGGGAACATGAACGAAGAGCAGCATATGCAAGATAAAATAGCAATCGTTGGAATGAGTTGTCGCTTTCCAGGTGGTGCTAATAGTATTGATGAGTACTGGAATTTGCTTGTAAATGGAGTAGATGGCGTATGTGATGTTCCTGAAAATAGATGGGAAATTGAAAAGTATTATGATGAAGATAAAACCGTTCCGGGAAAAATGTATTGCAAAAAGGGTGGTTTTTTAAATATCAATATTGATGAATTTGATGCAGGATTTTTCAATATATCTCCAAAAGAAGCAGCTGCCCTTGATCCCCAACAAAGAATGCTATTAGAGCTCACATGGGAAGCTTTTGAAAATGCAAATATGGATATCACTAAATACAACGGATCGAACACCGGCGTATATGTAGGCATGTCTAATAATGAATACAATCTAGCGCAATTATATTCAGGAGAATTATCAACTATTGGTGCATATGCTCTGACAGGAAGCTGTATGAGTACTGCATGTGGAAGGGTATCTTATACGTTTGGATTTGAAGGACCATGTATTACAGTTGATACCGCATGCTCGTCCACGCTTTCGGCGTTGCATTTAGCCTGTACCGCAATGCAGGCCGGAGAAGCCGATATGCAAATTGTAGCTGGCGTTAACTTAATGGAATCTCCAACGACTAATATCGGTTTTTCGAAACTGCAAGCGACATCAGTAGATGGTCATAGTAAAGCATTTGATGAAGCGGCAAATGGTTATGGGCGTGGAGAAGGCGGTGGCGTCCTTATACTGAAAAAATTATCTGACGCTATTAAAGATCAAGATGAAATTCTAGGTATTATCAGAGGAACTGGAATTAATCAGGATGGTAAGAGTAACGGCCTAACTGCACCAAATGGGGAAGCGCAAGAAAAATTGATTGAAAAAACTTTGATGCATGCCAGTATGGATCCTCATGATGTTGATTTTGTAGAAATGCATGGAACAGGCACAAAACTTGGAGATCCAATCGAAGTTCATGCAGTTGGTGCAACTTACGGAAAGAACAGAAGTAAAAATAATCTATTAAAGATAGGTTCTGTAAAATCTAATATTGGTCATTTGGAGGCTGCTGCAGGGGTAGCATCAATAATTAAAGTTTTATTATCCATGAAGCATAATATGATTCCTGCAAATCTTCACTTCCATACACCGAATCCGTTTATTGACTGGGAAGGTGCAAATGTAGAAGTGATAAGCGAACATGCATCGTGGAAAAAAGAGGATGGCTTAAGAGCTGCAGCTATTAATGGCTTTGGATTTGGTGGGTCAAATGCCCATACGATTATCGAAGAATACAAAAATGAGGATTTCGGTAAAAACGAAACAAACATCCAAGATGGCATAGATTATATACTTAAAATTTCAGCAAAAAGCAAGAAATCATTAAATGAACTAATTGAACAGTACTATAATTTGATAGCAAATAGTTCGGACAATGAATTAGAAGATATTATTTATACAGCCAATCTAGGAAGAGCGGATTTAGAATACCGATTTGCTGTATGTGGCAGTAACAGAAAAATGATTGCTGAGAGACTAGAAAGCTATCTAAAAGATGGGTATGCAGAAGGGGTCTTTGAAAATATAGATAAGCACCAGTTGATGCAAAAAGATAGAAAAGTTGTCTTTATGTTTACTGGACAAGGCTCACAGTATCTCAATATGGGGAAACTACTCTATGATTCTAATGCTGTCTTTAAACAGGCATTTGACACTTGTGATCGATTGTTTAAACCGTATTTATTAAAATCCATTGCCGATTTAATATATGGGGAAAATGCAGAGGAACAAGTGATTGAAAAAACGGTTTATGCGCAACCATTAATCTTTGCGGTGGAATATGCTTTATACAAACTGTGGGAGAGCTATGGTGTTAAACCAGAGGTAGTGATGGGACATAGCATTGGTGAATATCCAGCAGCAGTTGTAGCAGGGATTATGACACTGGAAGATGCTATTAAACTAGTTTCAATAAGAGGAAGACTGATGGATGCTGCACCTGGAAAAGGTAAGATGGCAACTGTTTTTGCAGATAAAGCGAAAGTACAAAAACTTCTTACTGGATTCCAAGAGACGGTATGTATTGCGGCACACAATGCTGAAGAAACTTGTGTAATTTCTGGAATGGCGGAAGATATAGAAAAAGTGGTTGAGAAGGCAAAGATGGAAGGCATGCGTGTACAAGAATTAAAGGTATCTCATGCTTTTCACTCTATGCTAATGGAGCCAATATTAGACGACTTCCATTTAATAGCAAAAGAATTGGATTATAAAGAATCTAAGGTAAAATTTGTTTCGTCGCTCTACGCCAAAGAATTAGAAGAAGGTCAAATTCTTGATGGCGACTATTGGACTAGTCATATTAGAGAAAAAGTTGACTTCTTTGGAGCGGTTACAAGCATTGATAAAAAAGAAAACTATTTATTGCTAGAAGTAGGAAGTAATAGAGTGTTGGCAGCACTTTGTAAATTAATTTTTGAAGATGAAAGAGTCATTGCATCTACTTTAAACATGAAGAAGGAAGATAAAGTACAACTGGCAAATGAAATTGCATTGCTTTATGTAACGGGTGTAGATGTGGATTGGAGCAATATTACGTTCGCTGGTAAAACGAATTGGAACAAAGTAAAACTTCCTAACTATCCATATGAGAAGAACAAATATTGGATGGATTTGAAATACGATAGAGCATCAGAGAGTATCAATGCTGAAGATTATCATAATATTCTAGGCCAAAGAATTGATCTTCCATCAATGAGTGACGCTGTAGTATTCCAAAGGAAATTTACTGCATTGGAACCTTACTTTATGAGAGAACATGTAATTTTCAAAACAGCTATTTCTCCAGCAGCAGCCCATATGGCCATGATACTTTCGGCTGTGAAAGAAATTGGAAATGCTAAAAGTTGCGTGTTAAGTAAAGTAGATTTCAGGGTACCATTAGCTGCAACAGATGATGAAGAAAAACAGGTGCAAATTTGTTTAGAAAAAGAAGACAATGATTACAAATTTAATATTGTCAGTAGAGATTTTAACTCTAAATATGATAAATGGCTAATGCATGCTAAAGGCAATGTATGTATGCAAGATGAATATGAGTTTTCAGAAATGACAGCAAATATGGATGATTATAAACGCCTGTCCTATGAAGAAAATATTGAAAATAGTATCTACTATTTTATGAGTAAATCTGGTTTTGAATTAGGAGAAGGTTTCCAACGGATTAAGCGTATTAGCTACGGAGAAGATGAATGTGTCTGTGTGGTAGAGCCTTTAAAAACCATTCCATACTTTAAAGATTATGTACTCTACCCAGGAACAATTGACTCCATATTCCAAACAGGTATTGCCTTAGTTTTAGAAAAATTAAAAGAACGTACAAATGTTAATGAAGATGGCAATAAAACAGTTATTCCATACTATTTAGAGAAATTGACGTTTAACTATCGAGAATCCGATCAGTTATGGTGTTATTCAAAATCAACTGTAAAAAATGATATTACGTATGCGGACGTTATTGTATATAACGAAAAAGGCGAAGTATTAATGAAAATAGATAACCTCATGGCTAAAATTACAGAAAGCGAAAGTTTATTACAAGAAATGAGTAGTGCAAACAAATTGTATTACCATACAGACTGGGTGCAAACAGATGCCATTAGAAAATTAGAGGAGTTGCCAGTCAATAAACAGTACCTTCTGATTGCAGATGAGGCAATTGCGGCAGCAAGTTTAAAAGAAAATATGGAGAAACACCATTTAAACACAATATGTGTACTACATGGAGATGAATTCCTAAAGAAAAATACCCATGATTATACGATCAATCAGGACAATAAAGAAGAGTGGTCGAAGCTTCTTGCAGATGTATGCAAAGACAGCGGGAAGAAAAACTTAAATATTATTTATTGTACTACTAAGGATAGTGTTCCGAATCTAGCGAATAATAAGGTGAATTATAGAGCAATTAAAGCATTACACTATTTGGTTCAAGTTATGAATGAAGAGGGTTACACACAAGGTAGCAAAATTAAAATCGTGACCAAAGATGTGCAAAAGCTTCGTCATGAGAAAAAACTAAATTTATCAGGATCAATGGTCTGGGGATTAGCAAAAGTAATGAGTATAGAATATCCTGAAATTTTTGGTGGCATCATTGATACGGATGAAATAACTTTCTATGAAAATAGTGATTTTATCCATGAAGTATTAGGGGATAGTGTACAGGAAGTTTGCTTCAGAGAAAACGAACGTTATGTAGGAAGATTAATTGCTCATGCGGATTATTTGAAAAAAGGGTTAGAAAAAAATAAGAAAATTGTATTAAAAGAAGAAGCTTCTTATTTAATTACAGGTGGAACAGGAGCATTGGGTCTTGCTTATGCTGAACAACTTGTAAATGCAGGTGCTAAAAACCTTATTTTAATAAGCAGACGTGAACCAAGTGAACATGCCAAAGTAGCGATTCAAAAATTGATAGACAAAGCAGTGCAAGTAAAGATTGTCCATGCGGATGTATGTAATGATGAAAGTCTGATAAAAGCGCTGGATGACATTCAATTTACGATGCCTCCTATTAGAGGCGTCGTTCATGCAGCAGGTGTGTTAAACGATAAGATGTTGATTGACCTCAATTGGGAGGATTTTGAAAAGGTTATGAATCCAAAAGTTGTTGGAACGCTTAATGTTTTCAATGCAATTGACAAGGAAACATTGGATTTCTTCATGATGCTTTCCTCTATCACGAGTGTTATTGGAAATATGGGACAAGGCAACTATGCTGCTGCCAATCATTTTATGAATTCATTTGCAACATATATGAACATGAACAAGCTTCCTGGTTATACTTTCTGCTGGGGACCATGGAATGAAAGTGGGATGGCAGCAGATAATGATGCGATATCGAGTACGATGGCAAGAATGGGTATGAAAACTTTTTCAAAAGGCCAGGGACAAAGCATTATTAATGATTTTATGGATCAACCATATGAGAATCTGGTAATTGCCGATATAGAATGGAATACCCTAGTAAAATCTTTGGAAACTGCAGCAGGCAAGACAGAATTCCTATCCAAATTAGTGTCTGAAAAGGACCTACATGTGGATATAGTTCAAGATGAAAAGGACAATTTCTTGGAAACGCTTATGAGTTTATCAGGTGAAGGCCAAAATGAACTCCTAATTGAAAAACTGCAAAGTATTTGCGGGAAAATTATGGGCTTTGATCATAACCAAGTACTATCCATAGATAAAGCATTCCAAGAACAAGGTGCAGATTCTTTAATGATATTCTCTATGCGAACAGCGATTAATAAATTGCTAGGTATCGATGTCAATGTCTCTGTATTTTTCAATTATCCAACCATCGTAAAACTTTCTGATTATTTATTAAGTGAAGTTCTAATTCTTGAAAATGAAAATATGGGTGAATTAGAAGAACAATCCGAAAACATAGATGACTTATTATCTGAAATTGATAAGTTAACGATATA